From Actinomycetota bacterium, the proteins below share one genomic window:
- a CDS encoding anthranilate synthase component I family protein, which produces MAERSPAAIARAIGLARKPLVLEPSGASGWFGGMSLVCADPVADTHGADLREAASALEAVMNAEEPLLAAAIVPYDGTGCRIRLYRGGLMRTDGGWEPWGEPGDLRADDLGEPPVPAASPAPETPLLADARFDLAKADYLARVEAVRSAIRDGDVYVLNLTMRLQGTLRTDVAAAFEALLGSSAGPMSAMWAAEESAIVSVSPERFLAVTAESPRTGGVRHAEIQPIKGTRPRGADPVTDARLAAELAASAKERAEHLMIVDLERNDLGRVCETGSVIVEPLFEVFATPYCHQLVSGVRGRLRPDATIAELLEAAFPCGSVTGAPKIAAMRLIRELEVTPRGAYTGALVVAMPGRMDSSVLIRTLELDGTTARWGTGGGITIDSDPEAEWLEALLKARPVLGG; this is translated from the coding sequence ATGGCTGAGCGCTCGCCAGCCGCCATCGCGCGAGCGATCGGGCTTGCGCGCAAGCCGCTGGTGCTGGAGCCGTCGGGTGCGAGCGGGTGGTTCGGTGGGATGTCGCTCGTGTGCGCGGATCCGGTCGCCGACACGCACGGCGCTGACCTACGGGAGGCCGCTTCCGCACTAGAGGCCGTCATGAACGCCGAGGAGCCCCTGCTAGCGGCCGCAATCGTGCCCTACGACGGCACCGGGTGCCGGATCCGTCTCTACCGCGGGGGGCTCATGCGGACCGATGGCGGCTGGGAGCCGTGGGGTGAGCCCGGCGACCTGCGCGCGGACGACCTCGGCGAGCCGCCGGTGCCCGCCGCGAGCCCCGCCCCCGAGACCCCGCTGCTCGCGGACGCGCGCTTCGACCTTGCGAAGGCCGACTACCTCGCGCGGGTCGAAGCGGTCCGCTCGGCGATCCGCGACGGCGACGTCTACGTCCTCAACCTCACGATGCGCCTCCAGGGCACTCTGCGAACGGACGTCGCGGCGGCTTTCGAGGCGCTACTGGGCTCCTCGGCAGGGCCGATGTCGGCGATGTGGGCTGCTGAGGAGAGCGCGATCGTCTCCGTCTCGCCCGAGCGATTCCTCGCCGTGACCGCCGAGAGCCCGCGGACCGGTGGCGTGCGCCACGCCGAGATCCAGCCGATCAAGGGCACGCGGCCGCGCGGTGCCGACCCCGTCACCGACGCGCGACTCGCCGCCGAGCTTGCCGCCAGCGCCAAGGAGCGCGCCGAGCACCTGATGATCGTCGATTTGGAGCGCAACGACCTGGGCCGGGTGTGCGAGACCGGCAGCGTCATCGTCGAGCCACTCTTCGAGGTGTTCGCGACGCCGTACTGCCATCAACTCGTGAGCGGCGTGCGCGGGCGACTTCGGCCTGACGCCACAATCGCCGAGCTGCTGGAGGCTGCCTTCCCGTGCGGATCGGTGACCGGCGCGCCGAAGATCGCAGCGATGCGGCTGATACGCGAGCTGGAGGTCACGCCCCGCGGCGCGTATACCGGCGCACTGGTTGTGGCGATGCCTGGGCGGATGGACTCCTCGGTGTTGATCCGCACGCTCGAACTCGACGGCACGACCGCGCGCTGGGGGACCGGCGGCGGGATCACGATCGATTCGGACCCCGAAGCCGAATGGCTCGAAGCCCTACTGAAGGCGCGACCCGTCCTGGGCGGCTGA
- a CDS encoding aminotransferase class IV, producing MQGGLIPLLELHLARLAAGGCDAAMVAAARREAMRAAEEWPEPYGRMTLHVAVDGRARAEVSSAASMIDVPGGPSIAFVVTPEPVLPPGGAKPEDRSFWDRAVEQARTQGADVAVLVSAAGLVFDTSHATLWVRFGDRLLTPASPPALAGVSRRVVFDAAPELGFSAEEAPLTAADVDAADEVVLTTAVAGAIAVRGRGGPAAEALAARFARLFAGAGDGARDG from the coding sequence GTGCAGGGCGGGCTCATACCGCTGCTCGAGCTGCACCTGGCGCGCCTGGCCGCAGGCGGCTGTGATGCCGCGATGGTCGCCGCTGCGCGCCGCGAGGCCATGCGAGCCGCCGAGGAGTGGCCCGAACCCTACGGTCGCATGACGCTGCACGTCGCGGTGGACGGCCGGGCGCGTGCAGAGGTCTCCTCGGCAGCGTCGATGATCGACGTGCCCGGCGGGCCGAGCATCGCCTTCGTGGTGACGCCCGAGCCGGTTCTGCCTCCTGGCGGCGCGAAGCCCGAGGATCGCTCCTTCTGGGACCGCGCGGTCGAACAGGCGCGCACCCAAGGGGCCGACGTCGCCGTGCTCGTCTCGGCGGCGGGACTCGTCTTCGACACCTCGCACGCGACCTTGTGGGTGCGCTTCGGCGATAGGCTGCTCACGCCCGCAAGCCCGCCCGCGCTGGCCGGAGTGTCTCGGCGGGTGGTCTTCGATGCCGCTCCTGAGCTGGGCTTCTCCGCCGAAGAGGCGCCGCTGACGGCCGCCGATGTCGACGCCGCCGACGAGGTCGTGCTCACGACCGCGGTCGCAGGCGCGATCGCCGTGCGTGGCCGAGGCGGCCCTGCGGCAGAGGCGCTGGCGGCGCGCTTCGCTCGGCTTTTCGCCGGTGCGGGGGATGGCGCCAGGGATGGCTGA